TATTATGATCGGCCCTGGGTATTCCTTAGTCTTGACTAGTCCTTGGTCTTTTTTGGGAACAACGTCCAAGCTCCTAAGACTTCCAACTTTCTCTTTGGGCACAGATGAATCCTCTAACCTGTTTTCcacatcttcttcctcttcttcctcaggTCTAAAGATCTGCTGTTGTCCGATATTGAACATTTCCAGAAGCTGACTTCCAGATCTCCCTGCAGTTTCCAGTCCAACCGGCTCTCCAATCCCGCCTTCCCCGCCTAAAGACCCAAGCGCGCCGGTCGTCACCACATTCCGTCGACTATACCTTCTATGAATCCTGGTTAGCAAGTCCAACCAGCTATGCCGCGCTGATCTGTTCaccgtcaaaaacaaaataggaTTGGTGAGCAGAGAAACTTTCGGAAGCCATAGTGCTGTAAGATAAAGTAGCATTGGCGTGTCTTTAGAGTCTACTAATATTGTCCGATATATCACCAAAactccatagggggcgctacaggcCGAGAACGCCAACACCACAGCTAGCAACGTCGCGTGCAGCTCCGCCTCTCTTTGCGACACGTACGGTATCGAAATGCTATTTTGTGGCGTCCTCAGCGCAGCAATGATGACTTTCTTCTTTTGACTAGCACTCAACGCTCGCCGAATTAGCAACATAAATAGAAGAACCAAAGCTAGCGGTAGGATTAGCGTAGTGAGGTTGTAGATCAGGACGTAGACCATGTGACCGATTGAGTGGGCGTGGTCTTCGGAGCAGGAGGAAGTTGCGTAGATATCGGTGACATTGGTGACTGCAAACACGGGGAGGCTAGCGACCGCCGCGTGCACCCAGATGTAGATGATCAGGTCCCGGGAGCGTGCGTCCGAGATCTTCCTCTCCAAAGGGTACAGCACCGAGTAGTACCTGGAAGGACAGATGGTAAAAAGTCATGATggaagtacaaaaataaataatagtttttgtcaGCAGAATAATTTCCAgattgaaattaaataaataaggcCTATTCGAAATGAACAGAAAGGATGAATGTTGACAATATCCAAGCTCCAAATGACCAAGTCCTAACTAGAACAACTATTGTAATAAagctccactatgtaacttttacagAAGAGCgtctgccaccagcttgtctccgtgAAGATGTTGCACATTATGGCAATAAATGTATCTGCATGTGCATGTATACAGTTacagttttttatattttgaaaaacattgaCTTATAGTACTATGAGCTGTCTCACTTCGCTGCTTGTAATTTGGCTTGGTGACGTCACCTaccatactacggaacattctagCCTCAGAAATAAGATCTTTATGGAGCGAGCCGCCAGTGgcacctccatcagaaaagttacaatgtgTACCTTTAACTGTGTGGAACTTAGAATGAATTTTAGATAGAAAGCACATCTTTGAAGAACAAGTAGAGGCTAGTTTTTATTCACATGGCTACACTAATGCAATTCTGTTGTGTGCATGTTCATATTGATGATAGAACACTTTAcaccagggctgtccaaactacggcccaggggccaaatgcggccctcataccaatttttgttggccctcatgcctcctcctaaactggcccaattgatctggcccaagtatttttttactacaaactgaagagattctacttCTACAaactgaataacatcacattgcattgtgacacagacctaaaaataatcttccaagtcttattaaaggtacaatgtctctgtcaaacctgtgttaaatgcaccatttgactccctgtatcgacactgtggccctccgcttcagaTAAGTTTCAGTATGCTGACCCCagggaaaaaagtttggacaccccggCTTTACATGTATACTGACTACTTTTGATCAACGTTTTTAATCGCTCAAGGTAAATAGTCAGGTGCGCAGTTATTTGGTGCTCTATCGTACATAAAGGTCCATAGTAGCTAAGCTTAAAACAACCCACACGTGTAACTAAATAAATGGTTAACAGTGCTGACTCTATTATCCCAGTCAAATCGCTATCTGTCTTTGTAGCCACTTTCATTCAAATGTGGGCGTTCACAAGAGCACGCCTACATCATCAAACCTCTGTGATTTGAACCAAACATAACAATGCGACGAAGCCTCTTGTCTAAAACTATTCCCCTATTGTGCAATATAACAATGTCCCTCTGGCTCATTTCTTTTCATTCCCTGTACGTCACAACACGCTCAAGTGCGTATAAGCTGCCCCACAGAGCCTCCTTGGGACTAAATAATTGATAGTATTCTGGCTGCATTCGTTGCTATGGAGACATCATCTTTGTATTGGTGTACGGCATCAGGCAAGACTGCAGCGAAATGGGATGTGCACTCCCATAAAGTACCATATATGCATAGTATagttattaaaatatgtatctaaaatagggctgtcaaaagtatcaaaaatcagatactaattgatactaaaactagtgtcgaaactagatactcatttgagcaggtatcgatactaaaaaagacacatttgcaggacagaaatgaacctttcctgaatagctgtaGAACGATCTTATacagtctaaataaagagtgtttttttaattttctttactATCATCGTGGTATCCAAATCGGCACTGAGTATCGATTCTATTCTTAATATCGAAATCaagttgaaattttagcatcaaGACAACACTAATCTATAATACAATGAATCAACCTCTAGcataagtttgttttgtttttttctggagaAGATGACTGATTGTAGCAACATTAGCCTAACCCATACTGTCGATATCACCTGTAGGTTACTGAAGGAGtgaaaaatgctcaaaaatatatactttttatgaTGTAAATggatgtatttgagcaaagtctgtcttgccccagtacagatctattttataagcagctcttgaggtcaaaatatgttcgCTGCGTGCTGTCTACTTTAATTTTAAAGTGTTGTTCGATAATCAGGAGGTGCGCATTATGCATTATAGAAAAGTCAAAAAGGaaattattagttttaaacatatttgattAGATTAAAATTGTAAAACAGACGTAAAGTAAAATGTTAACATTCTAGACCATGGGTTTCAAAGAGAGagtattttatcttttgaatggtcagaagtcctcaaaatggcattaatgtttttatgtttgttttttctgatctgttacatAGCTGAAAgggaacatttttaaaagagtcATTTTACATACAAGTTTAGAGAAATCTtagtgaatgaagcaaaataaaactccaggaGTGTTGACTGAACAACCTTATAATGGTTAAATGGTTAATGGTTAAAACATGGTTAATGTCCCCTTTCATGAAATCATGTTGCCAAatacttttcaacttttctatATAATTAATAGCTTGATTATACATGACTACTACTAAGGATAAGTAATTATGAAGAGCTAATAAAATCGTGAACATGTAAAAATTTGCAGTGGTGGAGCTCCTCTTAAGCTTTCATTTGaagtatccatgggtttcagaatgatgaaggGGGTCGTTACCATAACTATGAAAagctaaatattatatattttgcatagGAAAGAGTCGTCCTAATGCTGCATATaataggaagctgaaacccacgaATACAGAATGAATTTTCACCCAAACTGTGAATTGGAAAGCATTCACACTTCCTCACCCCACATCAAAACATGGAACTATATTGGGATTAATGCCACGTCCCAGGCAACTGATAACTGAGATTTAACATTACGACTTCCAACCTCAGCGTTCCAACTGAATGAACTTATGTAAAGCACATTGATAATGCTAAACCACAGGCTAAAGAAATGTCAACATTATATGAATGCTtctaaaatattacataacagAATATTGTCAGATATAACCTGTAGTAAACGATTACATTGTTTATGTGGTAGTTAACCACTCAGAACCACCTTTTGTGGTGATTATCATTGTTGTATTATGTCACAGTTTAACTTAAATGTGAAGTGGGGGTTCAAAAGTAGGATTTACCAGTTCAAACAGAATTCCAGACCATTTTTCAAGTCAGAGGTGGAAAATGTCCCTGCACCAGTTGTCTGGAATGCACCAAAATTAAACCCAGgccaaggctaaaccagaactagaaaaaaacaacaacaaaaaaaacaacaacaattcatCATAACTATACGTGGGccaaaccagcaccaaaccaaCTGTGAACACTTTCCaccttttttataattttttttttttttttttttgatagggacaatgcacattaatgaacatcagtATAGAACAGATGTAAATATGCCGAATTTTAGCTACAAAGCTAgttttcatccgtagtccctAGGCaggcaaatacataaaaaatacaacatgcaatacaaacagcacaaacaaaagTCTAGTGGTCACATGACTGGTTTGTTTTCAGCCATAGTTTAAAGCTGATCAGTGTAGGGCTCCAGATGTTAGTGGCCCTCACAGAGAGAGTGTTTCGTCCAAAGGTGGTTCTTCTGTGGGGGACCTCACAGCCTCCTCCTTTTAGACTGTTATGTTCAGATACATTATCCCTCACCTGTCCAGAGCGATGGCGCTGAAGCTGAGCACGGTGACGGAGCAGAAGAGCTTATGGAGGAACTTGAAGGACTTGCAGATGATGAGGGTGTGGATCCACCAGCAGCAGAGAGGGCTGGAGCCTAGGGCCAGGTCAAAGGGCACACACACTAAACAGGCCCCTATCCCTGAGCAGGCCAAGGTCTGGACGAAGCGGTTTGTGACGGAGCGGAATACAGTGGTGGAGCAGGTGCACCACAGGACCGCCGCGTTACCTGCACAAggcaaacagagagagaaacaatgTAGATTAGACATGTcacaaaaacagatatttatGGAGGAACTAAACACTCAATCCATTGTATTTTGCTACTAAACGCTGTATATTTCAGtagatgatgacatcacacagaactgcccTGTGTACAGCCAAAAATCTGTCTTGCcactgtacagatatattgtataagcagctcctgaggtcacaTATGTCCACTGCATCTAATTaggaagcattttattgtcagataattaGTACACATTAGTATGCTACTTGAAGTTAGCTTTACCGCCACTgcagagagttgtgaaaagcactaatAAAGTCATCATGCTGATtaattaggatactcagaatgcataaggtaaatcaGGAAAAACTTAGCTACTGTGCCTTTAATTTCAAATACATTGCATATGAGATCAAACTGTTTCCATTATAACTGGGTGTTTCGGCATTAACACAAATACAATCACTTTCTGTAGTTTAACTAACGCTCCCTTGCGTCTTTCACACTATTATCACAGCTCTCGAAGTGTTAATAGTGCTACTttataaacaacacaaactcAAAAACAGCTGGTGCTTTTGTTTTAGCCACAATTAGCACATTATTTCACACAATCATTTAATCAACATTTAATTTCTCAGAAACAAATGTAGCAGAACTAATAGCTGTCATTTTGTCAAAACTGCTATTTTGCTACAatactcattcattcatatatttgtttatatatttgttaacGGATTAGTTACTATTCCAGCATGAACCTTACAGGACACACCATGTCTCAGTCTCGCACACAGCCTGGGAATCAAACTCATCTAGAGACATTGCAGGGTTATgcatattgtgttaaaataccATAATTAATAACACTATTAATtaacacaataaacaaaagGTGTAACACTACTGTAAGTCACACAGATACATGCTTCTTATGACATCAAAAATGACCATAATTGTATATAGCATCCATACATGCGTTCATTTTCTATTCCCTGGTCtacatttattcattacatAACACCTTCATGATACTGAGTGTGTACTGTATAGATGCCATGTATACCATTACCTTTGTCACTTTGTTTTCCAGACCCCAAccattcctccctctccccttcagACATCCAGACACCAATCTCCCTaactctcccttttagtcctccacaCCTGAGCCCCctcccccctttagtcctccagacctcaaccccctctccctcttccctttagtcctccagatcacAACCcgctctctcctttagtcctctagacccGAACCCCCTCTgcactttagtcctccagacccctacCGCcgtcactctcccttttagttCTAAAAACCCTGCCCGTGCTCCCCCTcattctcctctttagtccccTAGACCCCAacccccccctcactctccccgatattattttgattgatttactATGACGTAAACAGAACATTCCTATAATGAGCTGCAGTTAAACACATTACTGAGTTCTACTGTGGTTTTGCACAAACCACAATAGAAACATAAACATACttcattgttgtttttcttgaatacAAACTGCAGACATCAACCATCACTAACAATCACggcttttaaaagaaaaaaataaaggaaatgcCATGGCTAAAATATGTTTGTTCTGACCAAAACAACCAAGAACATTTAAGGATGAATCAGCCTCCTCCAGACCTTGAAAAGAACAGggtccgaatgcgcactatatgcacagaagcaaagctaacgattatatacggtatattttacctacaattaagtcaatagcagaataaagagaacagcatccaatccatcaaaaaataaggtcctttactcctgagtccactttACTCTTtaccatgaaccgctccaggtcagaGGTGGCTCTagttcagtggttcttaacctgggttcgatcgaaccctaggggttcggtgagtcaatCTCAGGTGTTCGGTGGAGGTCAAGAcatgcacccgactcatatgatttgcggactgcgagcgtaTCCAGAAgctgtgtcccaatttgacaaatgcacccttcgatgtgcctatcgaagtacccgcccgacttaaatgcGCCGTTCAAAACGCAACAAGAGTTTaagggcactttggtgaattgagacacagcatgagacacggccagagtgatgccccagcattgactgggaggatcccggcgacaattgcgctctgattggacatcttCAAGGGACCATGAAAGCACATtactgtaatgacagtaacgtatttaaagaacctcatgcctctgctttgacatgccgTCTGAATTGACacgagagcacaattggttgtggagttacggtgtgtgttaaaatgttaaaataataaatagcatgaaTACAATacgttaaaacattaaaattaaaatcatttcagtgtggtagtattaaaaaaggtcatgtctttgtgaaaaggtatgtatgtaatttgttgtgagttcaagcattttatttattctttgaacacagtgatgttaatgcacggttcattttgtgcaccagtaaaacacacgtgtcttgaatttgaaataattcatattttatttttcaataaagaagggttcagtgaatgtgcatatgaaactggtggggttcagtacctccaacaaggttaagaaccactgtccTATAATCTATGCATTTTTTGCTATTGTTATGTCAATAGACCtcctttaatcaaataaattatcaaaatacaatagtGAAACCTCTAgatttgcatatttgtttttcctcatgcttcacaaagtaaaatacagcacaaaaagcataaatactatatttaatattaatttaatattattcatatttcaaataataataatatgattgAAACAGGCTACTAACATGCACTGGACAGTGGAACACGGTGGTTGCTATGGTGACGGTGATGTCACGCTGATGCCATGACTCTGGATGGTGAAAGTTACTAGGGGTGTGACCGCGGGAAAGTTGGCTCATATCTCACTTGCGAGCATACAGTCAGCAGCATTTTTTTTGAGCTCCTGACGTTACACACAACAATTACAAAAGTTCTCCAAAACTGCTCATTATCAACGTATTTTTGAGTACAAGAGGTAAATATGGTTTTCCACATGTTGAATTAGTGAAGTAGTGTCCATTATTTAAGGTGTTActgaaatgtacacacaattCCCTGTGATATGTCTTTACCAAatatgttttaacttttgtgCAATGCAGTAAGCACAACTTTGGTGGGTTTAGGGATTTTGTAGCAGCAGATTTAGgcaaaaaaaacaggtttagtGTACAGTAATCTAGTAACTTTCCATCAAAAATGTGAACTAAAGCTACAATAACTAACTGTAGCTCTATTTAGCCCTTGATTAAACTGACTTATCAGATCTTCTCAGCTTAACTTATTCTCTGTATTTAACATCCTTAGACATATTCAACAGAAAGACTTTCAAActtaaaaactatatttatagCGTGATATAAAGCATTTCAATATTGCATTTACTTGTTTAAACACAGTGTtaaaacattgttttttttttgtttttttgcagctcCATATCTGTCACTCAATACTAAATACTGAACATGGAGAACAACTTCTGGTTTCTGAATGCCCAGCAGGCATATGAACCTATTCCTCAAATGGCCCACAACCACCAGTTCCAGTTCCTCTATCCAGTCCAGAATTATGTCTCTGTACCTCTGTCTCAACCTAGAGTGGTAGAAGTCCCTATGCCGCCCTATGTCTGGAGTCAGAGACAAGCTCCTATGCCGCCCTATGTCTGGAGTCAGAGACAAGCTCCTATGCCGCCCTATGTCTGGAGTCAGAGACAAGCTCCTATGCCACCTAATGTCTGGAGTCAGGGACATGGTTATTGGCCTACAACTGACAATCGGTTTCAGTCTTTTGAAGATCCCCAGTTGTTGACAGAAATGACCATGGAGGATCAAACTCTGGTTATCCAGAGGCAAGAAGTCTCAAATGGTGAGATTTTGAGACAAACGGTGACACGAAAAAAGAAAGTCATCACTACCAAACAGATTGTTCAAGTGGATGGGCAAAATATGGAACTAGTGACTGAAGCAACAAGAGAGGTGATAGCCAAGACCAGAGAGGCTACTCTGGCTCCTCCCCAGtccacacagaggagcagtggtTGTCGAGTGCCGAGGAAACGTAAACATATTGACGACGAGGGTCCTGAGTCCAAGCGCCCGGCCCCCACTCCTGTGCCTGCTGGCTCGCTTCCTGTCTTTGAGGCCCCTGCTTATGTGTACCCTGCACCTGTGGGCCCTGCACCTGTGGGCCCTGCTTCTGTGCGCCCTGCACCTGTGGGCCCTGCACCTGTGGGCCCTGAGGCCCCTGCTTCTGTGCGCCCTGCACCTGTGGGCCCTGCACCTGTGGGCCCTGCTTCTGTGCGCCCTGCACCTGTGGGCCCTGCACCTGTGGGCCCTGCACCAGTGCGCCCTGCACTAGTGTCCAAGTGTCCTGCCCCGATGTCAGTGGGCCCTGCTCATGGATGCAAGCATCCTGCCCCTGCTCCTGTCGCTGAGAGCCTCACTCCTGTTGCTGACTGCCCCGCAGCCTTCGCTCTGTTCAAACAGGATCAGTGTGAGAGGGTGAAGAGTGAGCTCCGCACCAGGAACAGTGTGGTACTGAACGCTACAATGCAAGAAAGAGTAAGTCTAAAATGAGTCTTTTATATGTTCTTAATATAAAACacctttgctaatgctaatgtgctaatataaAATGATTCAATAGTTATTCAACGTTTTAAATTCACTTATGCCACTGAAAAATATGTGTtatatctctctctttcaaCAGCAGTGACCAACACATTTTATTGACAGAATATGATGATCTAAAAAAGTCCTGTTATATTTACAGTAGTATtaatctctcttcttttctcctacAGTGGCTCTATTTGTCTAAAGAGGAAAAAGCCCCATATTATTTGCAGGCTGTAGAAGCAGAGAGAGCTCAGAGAAACTCTTCTCAGACTTCTCATGAGCCTACTCTGGCTCCTCCCCAGTCCACACAGATGAGCAGTGGTTGTCGAGTGCCGAGGAAACGTAAACATACTGACAACGAGGGTCCTGAGTCCAAGCGCCCGGCCCCCACTCCTGTGCCTGCTGGCTCGTTTCCTGTCTTTGAGGACCCTGCTTCTGTTCACCCTGCACCTGTGGGCCCTGCACCTGTGGGCCCTGCACCTGTGGGCCCTGCACCTGTGGGCCCTGCACCTGTGGGTCCTGCACCTGTGGGCCATGCACCTGTCTCCAAACGCCCTGCGCCTGTGGGCCCTGCGCCTGCGGGCCCTGCACCTGTGCCCCCTGCCCCGGTGCCCCCTGCCCCGATGTCAGTGGGCCCTGCTCATGGATGCAAGCGTCCTGCCCCTGCTCCTGTCGCTGAGAGCCTCACTCCTGTTGCTGACTGCCCCGCAGCCTTCGCTCTGTTCAAACAGGATCAGTGTGAGAGGGTGAAGAGTGAGCTCCGCACCAGGAACAGTGTGGTACTGAACGCTACAATGCAAGAAAGAGTAAGTCTAAAATGAGTCTTTTATATGTTCTTAATATAAAACacctttgctaatgctaatgtgctaatataaAATGATTCAATAGTTATTCAACGTTTTAAATTCACTTATGCCACTGAAAAATATGTGTtatatctctctctttcaaCAGCAGTGACCAACACATTTTATTGACAGAATATGATAAAGTCCTGTTATATTTACAGTAGTATtaatctctcttcttttctcctacAGTGGCTCTATTTGTCTGAAGATGAAAAAGCCCCATACTATTTGCAGGCTGTAGAAGCAGAGAGAGCTCAGAGAAACTCTTCTCAGACTTCTCATGAGCCTACTCTGGCTCCTCCACAGTCCTCACAGACGAGCAGTGGTTGTCGAGTGCCGAGGAAACGTAAACATACTGACAACGAGGGTCCTGAGTCCAAGCGCCCGGCCCCCACTCCTGTGCCTGCTGGCTCGTTTCCTGTCTTTGAGGACCCTGCTTCTGTTCACCCTGCACCTGTGGGCCCTGCACCTGTCTGCCCTGCACCTGTGGGCCCTGCACCTGTCTCCAAACGCCCTGCACCTGTGGGCCCTGCACCTATGGCCTCTGCACGTGTGGGCCCTGCACCTGTGTCGAAACGCCCTGCATATGGCTTGATGGATGGTCCTGAGGCCCCTGCTTCTGTGCACGCTGCACCTGTGGGCCCTGCACCTGTGGGCCCTGCACCTGTGGGCCCTGCACCTGTGGGCCCTGCACCTGTCTCCAAACGCCCTGCGCCTGTGGGTCCTGCACCTGTGGGCCATGCACCTGTCTCCAAACGCCCTGCGCCTGTGGGCCCTGCGCCTGTGGGCCCTGCGCCTGCGGGCCCTGCACCAGTGCCCCCTGCACCTGTGCCCCCTGCCCCGGTGCCCCCTGCCCCGATGTCAGTGGGCCCTGCTCATGGATGCAAGTGTCCTGCCCCTGATCCTGTCGCTGAGAGCCTCACTCCTGTTGCTGACTGCCCCGCAGCCTTCGCTCTGTTCAAACAGGATCAGTGTGAGAGGGTGAAGAGTGAGCTCCGCACCAGGAACAGTGTGGTACTGAACGCTACAATGGAAGAAAGAGTAAGTCTAAAATGAGTCTTTTATAGCAGcagtgaacaacacattttattgacAGAATATGATGATCTAAAAAAGTCCTGTTATATTTACAGTAGTATtaatctctcttcttttctcctacAGTGGTTCTTATTGTCTGAAGTGGAAAAAGCCCCAtactttttatttgcaggctgtagaaggagagagagctcAGAGAAACTCTCCTCAGACTTCTCATGAGCCGCAGAGTTCCAACAAGAGACAGAGGACCTGCGACCACATCTAAACAGACAGCACCATCTTTGACAAACTActagcattaaaaaaataaataaataaaataaaaaacatgttgttCTCTACTTTTATATGAGgtatgttatattatattatattataatccACTTCACAGGAGGTCTATTTTGGTGATTAAAAGTAAATGGTACAGGGCTAAAATGGCAAAAGAGTCGGTGCTGCATAAAACTACTGTTAGTTCTTGtttacttaaaagtgcactatgtaacttttgtggtggagtttctatcacctgcttgtctccatagaggttattgctttaaaTGGAATATTCCAAATCATGGGATTTAATTTGTCTGTCTTGATGGAGATAAGTATGTGATGCCATGGGGCTCCAGTGGGACTAGGGCTCCACTGAAAAAGAGATTCTTAATCTCATTGAGACTATACTGATTAAGTAAAAGTCAGTAACATTAAacccaggtcagatctgtggaggcaTGAGCTCACTCGtagaaagatgttttttttctttgcaataaataGATCTGTTATTCAAAgatgtgctttctttgtggcaGAAAAGTGGCCAGGTCAATAAATAAAAGGCTAGAATCCAGGGGCCAGGGGGACACAGAGGGTAGAAGGAAAAACCCTGGGTCCTTTTACCCAGAGGGTAATGTGAGGGTTAAATAACACACCAGTGCCACCACTGCTGCAAATGCTGTTTTAAGCACAGGAAGTATTTGTATAGTATAGTGAGTGAAAATAAGATGTCAGCATAGTAAACTTTCTTATCTACACACATAAGCCGTAAACGGGTGCACCATACAAGTCACTTCATCAAAACGTTGCCAAACCGGATTTCATTCCC
This sequence is a window from Periophthalmus magnuspinnatus isolate fPerMag1 chromosome 24, fPerMag1.2.pri, whole genome shotgun sequence. Protein-coding genes within it:
- the gpr176 gene encoding G-protein coupled receptor 176 encodes the protein MDSGSREAKWTSAPQHLWLELLNASSSPSTTVTQADGFVSRSPGPVGSGGGGGGGEQPGLAASVQAYRDFTTAVQVLILVGSLLGNAAVLWCTCSTTVFRSVTNRFVQTLACSGIGACLVCVPFDLALGSSPLCCWWIHTLIICKSFKFLHKLFCSVTVLSFSAIALDRYYSVLYPLERKISDARSRDLIIYIWVHAAVASLPVFAVTNVTDIYATSSCSEDHAHSIGHMVYVLIYNLTTLILPLALVLLFMLLIRRALSASQKKKVIIAALRTPQNSISIPYVSQREAELHATLLAVVLAFSACSAPYGVLVIYRTILVDSKDTPMLLYLTALWLPKVSLLTNPILFLTVNRSARHSWLDLLTRIHRRYSRRNVVTTGALGSLGGEGGIGEPVGLETAGRSGSQLLEMFNIGQQQIFRPEEEEEEDVENRLEDSSVPKEKVGSLRSLDVVPKKDQGLVKTKEYPGPIIIPSRSSPGHTCAYASSSQVAPATPATPTDTEDATQCGFGPFELPPQWLPETRNSKKRLLPPLGNTPEELIQTKMARPKPERRISRNNKVSTIPAVEN